TTTAACTACCTTCAGTAATATTCAAAGGTGGAGATTCATATTTGATAGTACTTATGTATCAAGCATCCCTAGGGTCTAAGGACTGTACTATCCACACTAATCTCAACCTATAGTTTAATTATTTATACTCTTTATTATATTTAATATCAAAGCTATTTTAAATAATAGTAGTATCATTTAAAAAATAATAGTGCTATATATTAAATAACTCAGTTTTATAACAAATTTCCTCATTAAAGTATATTACATAATCCCTAGAAATTTCAATGATTAAATATCAATAAAACATAAAAAATCGCCTATATCAAAATATAAGCGATTTTAACAATCATATTTACATATGTTTTTTAGCCTCTAATAGCATTTTATTTGCTTCTTCCATACACTCTATAGCTTTTTCAATACTCTTTGCAGTCTCTTCTTTTCCAATAGCTCTTGCTTTTTCTACCCATTCTCTAAATCCTTCTTCATGAGTCTCATTGTGATTTATCCAATGTACTAAAAGTATTTTTAAAGTTTTTTCATCTTTAGACTCTGATGATTCTTCATGATTATGTTCGTGGTCGTGGTCGTGAGCATGGTCGTGTGGATGTTCGTGACATATATCTCCATGATTATGTTCATGGCAATGGTCGTCATGGTCATGGTTCCCATGGTGGTATCTTATAATCTCTCTATCAAACATCATTAGTTATTCCCCCTGTTATTTTATATTAAATTCTTTTTTTATAACATTAACAGAATCTTTTACAAGTAGTGCTAATGGTTTACCTTCTAATCCAACTAACTCTATATTTTCTGGCATAATAGGTAAAAGTATCTTAAGTGCCTCACTATCTGCAATAGCTTCACTTATATTACAAGTGACTTCCCCCATCATAGAATTAGGTATTATTACAGAAATAGGTGCAACTATTATATTGGCTTTTCTAGCTGATACTACTATAGCATTTTCCCCTGTAGCTCCTTTATTAGCATGAGCCTTCATCATAGAACTAGTTGCTATAGAATTAGTTCCTAGTGCATAAATTTCTACATATGTAGGTAATTCTTCTCTCAAAGAAGAAACTATCTGGGCTCCTATACCTCCACCCATTCCATCTATCACTGCTATTATCATATGAAATTCCCCTATTAATTAATTTTCTTGTATTATTATCTTATGGTCCATCAATCTTATTTCTTTAATTATTCCATCTATTATTTTTTGTTCTCCTAGTAAATCAGTTAAATAAATCTTTCCATCACAAGGGTCTATATTAACCACATTTTCCATAACCTTTTCTAATTCATTGTTATTCTTACAAATGAAAGCTGATGATTCACACATATAAATCTCCTCCTAATATGATTTTTATTAAAAATCAAAAAAAGACTTCCTTAGGTATTTCAATACACCAAAGAAACCTTCATGATTTCAATTTTCGTATTTTATTATACCTTAAGTATATCACTTTAATTTACCTAAAGTCAATTAAAGTTAACGCTTTTTATTATACTCTTCATCCTTGTATTTTTTATATAATTCTTTAGCTAATTGTTTTTCATAATCGGTCAAGTCTTCTTCTACAAACTCAACATTAAATTGACTAGCTAGTCCTTTTATTAGATTTGCTTGTAGAACATCTATGTCTATTTTTTTACCAATTTCATTTTCTATTCCACTGGCTTTTTTAGCTGTGAATTTCATTGCTCTTTCCTTTAGTTCTGGTGTTTTAGTCTTTATTAATTTAAACAATTTTTCTACATCAAAATCCATTATTATTGAACCATGCTGTAACAAAACACCATCTTTTCTACTTTGAGCACTTCCAATGACCTTTTTATTATTAATAGTAACTTCATATGATGCATGTGCATTAAAACATGCTGCTGATAGATTTTCTCTACCTATTCTCTCTCCACTATTTAAATTATCTGTTTTTATACCACTTAAATTCAATCCTCTAACTAAACCTTCACTTATATATCTATAAGATAGATTTATACTTTTATCAATTAAAGGGTTATCTTCTCCTATAATTATACTATAAGTTAGCTCATTATCATGTAATACAGCTCTTCCTCCTGTGATTCTTCTGACATAGTCTATATTCATGCACTTACACTTATCTAAATCTACTTCATCTTCAAGTTTTTGAAAATATCCTACACTCAAGCAAGCTGGCCTCCAAGTGTAAAATCTAAGTGTTGGCTTCACACATCCTTTTTTATATGCAGTAAATATAGCCTCATCAATTGCCATATTCATTGCGCCATCATATGATTTATTATGTATAACTCTCCACTGATTCATGATTATTACGCCCCAATCTTTCGTATAAATATATTCAAAAAATCATTTACAGATTTAGTTCTCTTATAGCCAAATCTATCTCATCTTGATTTAAAGGTCTTGAATAGTTATATATAGTACTTCCTGGTCTTTCATTATAGTATGGTCTATTACAATCCTTACAACCTCTTATTTCAAAAGGATAACCCATGTTTATATCTAATATAATCTCATCATCGAGTTTTATATTTTCTAAGTATCCATTTTTAAATTCAAAATATTCTTGTGAATAACCTTTATTTATCATATAGGACATTAGCTGTACTCTTCTGTAATTTTCTATATTTGGTTGACTTATTTTTTCCATTTTAGTTCCTCTAACTGGAGTAAATGCAAATAAACTGATGGTTATATTATTCTGCTCTAGATAAGTATATAGATTGTATACATCTTCATGACTTTCTCCCATACCAACAATTATATGTGTGCTGATTTTATTAGGATATAACTTTGACATTCTTGTTATAAACCTCAACTTTTCGTCGTAATTATGTCCTTTTATTTTTTCATATACTTCTTTATTTGCTGCATCTATAGCTATTCCTATTTTATCTACTCCAGCAGAAAAAAACTTATTTATTTCTTCATCACTTTCTAATTTTGCAGACAATGAAATAGGCATATCTATCTTACCAGTTATATAATTTATAAAATCTAAAACAGATTTATGTGCTTCTTCACTTGCCATTGATTGTATACATATCCTCTTTATATTTTTTCCTTGATATGCTCTCAAAGCATCCAGTATTTCCTCTTTAGAATACTCTGGCCAAACCACTCTTGATAATTTATCTTTTCTAGTACTACTTTCTACTGATTGAGAACAAAAACTACATTTGTTTATACATTTTTCCCCAATCATTATATATGCTGTAGTAGGAGGTATATCGCTTTTTTTATTTAATATTCCAAGTTCTATTGCTGTCCCTGATGATAATCTAATCATAAAACGCAACACTCCTTACATTCAGTTATTGTCATATTCATATCTATAGCCTTGTTCTTAGCAGATTTTGATGGCAGAACTATTCTATTAACTCCACACATTATAGCTAATTGGTCTAGCTCCTTTCTATACACACCTCTAGGTCTCATACATCCTAGATTAATCTCTGTATTTGGTAAGCTAATTCTCGCTTCACATAAAACATCTGCTACTTCTTCCAACTCAGGAGGTTCTACATCTTCATATTCAGTACCTTTTGTGGGAATAAGAACTATAAATGTTAGTTTATTAGGAGGATTTTTTTGTAAATATTCTATAATCTCATACTCACCTTTTACTTTTCCTCCCTTTAAACCAATACATATATGTGGTGCTACTTCTGTATTTTCTCTTATTGTATTGTAAACTTTAATATAATCTTCTTTGCTTTTATCCATCTTATAAACTTCTTTTATAGTTTCTTTATCAAATACCAAATCGAAAGAAACTATATCTAAATACTTACACAATTCTATAATGCTCTCTTTATCCATAAGTCCTAAATGAGCATTTAATCTATATCCTTGCTCCTTCAACTCTTTAATGGTCTGTATATGGGTATTTATTGGGACATCACCTTCATAACTACAACCACCACTTAATAAAAAACTAGTTATATTTCTTGATTTAACTTTTTCTTCATAATCCTCAATTGGTGTCATATTTTCTAAATAATGCCCATTACAATGAGCACATTTCAGGCTACACTTATTACTTGTCGTACTAAGAGCCAGTGTCTGATTAGGATAAGCAAACTCTATCTCATTTCCAAAATTATTTAATTTAATATCAAACGCAGTTCTCATTTTTGCAGATAAATCCTTATACATAATTTAATCCTCTACATTTATGTTTTTATGACTCCTATGCCTATGCATTTATATTTTGATATTTTACTCTTCTAGTAGTTGCTTTGCAGTTGGAAACTGCTCTATATTTGTATGTGGTAAGAAGCATGCAGAAATAAATTCGTCCATGTAACTTGGATAAACACTAAGTTCAACATAAGTTATTTGTTTGCCTATTTCTTCAAGTTTATTTTTGGCATCTTTACTTATAAGAGCCAAGTAAGAACCTACAAGTGAACTATTTCCTATATAAGTAAATTTATCTCTATCAATATCAGGAAGTAATCCTATGATTATTGAATTTTCTATATCTAAGTTATTTCCTATACCACCAGCTATATAAACTCTATCTAATATGCTAAAATCCATACCTAAGCTATCTACAAGAGTATATGCTCCTGAATATATAGCTCCTTTAGCTCTAATGAAATTATCTATGTCCACTTCATTTACTACTATATCATTTTCCAAATCAAATTCTTCTTTAAATGCTAATACATACTCCCCTATTTCATGTTCATTAAATCTAACTCTCTTATTGTTTAAATCTCTGTATATCTTACCTCTTCTATCTATTACACCTTTAGTAATCATTTGGCAAATTAAATCAATTATACCAGAACCACATATACCAACTGGTGCACATTCATCTATTATTTTTAATGTAGGCTCTAAAGTTTCTTTATCAATAGCTACCTTTTCTATTGCTCCTGCTGATGCTCTCATTCCACAACTTATGCCTCCACCTTCAAATGCAGGACCTGCTGAACATGCACAGCTCATCATATAATCTTGATTTCCAAATACTATCTCTCCATTTGTACCTAAATCTATAAACAAAACATTTTCTTCACTTGACCATATCCCTGCTGATAGTACCCCTGCTGTTATGTCTCCACCTACATAACTTGCTACAGATGGCGCTAAGTACACATATGCACTATCATTTACAAAAAGGCCTACATTTTCACCCATAAGTTTTGGAGATTTTAAGAATGGTGGTATATAAGGCTCTTGTCTTAAAAAGTCTGTATACACACCTAAGAATAAACTTGTCATAGTTGTGTTTCCAGCAGCTACTAAAGTGACTACATCCTCCTTATTTATTCCATTTCTTTCATATAATGTTTTTAGTAGAGGATTTATAGTTTCATCAACTATAGCCTTATGAAGAGTTTCTAGCCCGTTTTTCTTAGTTGAATATATAATTCTATTTATAACATCTGCACCATATTTTATCTGAGCATTTCCAGATGATGCTTTGTCTACTACTTCTTTTGAATATAAGTCTACTAAACATACAACTACTGAAGTCGTACCAATGTCTATTGCAACTCCATACAGAGAATTTTCTTTATTTCCTTCTTCTATATTTATGATTGTAAGTTTCTTTTGTTTTTGAACATATGTTATTGTAACTTTGAAATCACTCTTTCTAAATATCGTTGGCATCTTTCTAAGTATATCTAATCTAAAATCTATTTCATTGTACCCTAGATGATTTCTAACATGTCTTTCTAATCTATCTACATCACTTATATTATCATCTAAGTTTGGTTCTTCCATTTCTATGTATTTCTTCTTTATATTTGTCTTAAATTGTAGGTTATGCTTTTCTATTATTTTTTTAGCTCTCTCAAAAATTTCTCTATCTTTTTGTTTGTTACTACCTTCTATTTTCATACCATGCATAGAAGATGATACTTTAGAAGGAACTTCAATTTCTATATCTGAGATTACTTTTGTACAACAAGCTAATATATAACCTTGCTCCCATTCGTCATCTGTTATATGTCTTGTTTTTTCTGTATCAACCTTACCTTTTAACAACTTTACCTTACATTTACCACAAGACATATTTCCATTACAAGGAGCATCTATAAATACATCGGCATTTCTTGCAACTTCTAGTAATATATCTCCCTCATTACAATAAACTTCTTTATTGTTTGGCATAAAATTTACCTTTATCATGATATCCCTCCCAATTTGTTCTATATATTATAAAAGGAAAGTATAGCTAAATTTGCGTGCACTCAAATTTTACTATACTTTCCCCAATTATAATAACATCTCTAGTCTTTAATTATTCTAATCCAGCCTCGTATTCTTTATCACTTAATAATGTATCAAGCTCAGCAACATCAGCTAGTTTTACTTTTAATATCCAGTTTTCGTATGGGTCTTCATTTATACATTCTGGCTCATCTTCTAATTTTTCATTAACTTCTAATACTTCACCATTAACAGGAGATATTAAATCAGAAGCTACTTTAGAAGATTCAACTACTCCAAAATCTACTCCCTTAGTTACAGTATCTTCTACTTCTGGTGTTTCAACAAATAATATTTCTCCTAATTGATCTTGAGCATAATCAGTTATACCTATATATACTACATCTCCATCAATTACTTTTACCCATTCATGATCTTTAGAGTATTTTAATTCTGGTAATAATTTCATTTCGATAGACCCCCAATATTATATTATTGATTAATTTATTTAAATCATATTAATATTATATCATATTATTTTAAATTTTCCATCAATTACATTACACTTTCCATAGCTAATGCTGGATGTCCTTTTTCTTCTAAGAAAGCTAATACGCCTTCAGAATCGTCAGCTATAGTTTCATCACAAATCATATCACAGAAGTTTTCGATTCCAGTCATTTCTTTAACTGTAGCATTTAATTTATCAGCTACATACTCTTTTAATTCTTTTGGCATCCAAACTATTCTTTCTGGTCCACCTTCTGCATAAGCGAATTTTTTAGAAGATATGAAATGTCTTCCATGTCCCATGAATCCTGGAGTTTGAACTCCTCCACCTGTCATAGAAGCAAGTTCTCCAAAAGTCATACCAACTGGAGTAACACTTGGGAATTCTCTGTTAACTACAACAAATCCATTTGCTTCTGGCATTATACCACATATACACTCGAAGCATCCACAAGAAGTCATAGGGTCTTCTAATATAGAGTATAATGTAACAGCTTCAACTGCACCTTGAGATATTTGGTTTACAGTTTCATTTACAGAGTTCCATACACCTGTTCTATCGTCTAAACATTCACCTTTTTCTATTGGTTGACAAGGACCTGTAGGGTCTAATTCTTTAGTAGCTTTAGCATCTAACCAGCTAACTGCTCCACAAAGACCAAGTCTTTCAGGAGTAACAACACAAACGTGAGCTGGTGCAAATGATTGACATAAGTTACAAGAATAGAAAGTATCTACACTTTCATCAATTAATGAAGCTAATCTCTCATCTCTAGCATTGTATTTAGCTATTGCTTCACCTTTTAATTCAGAAACTTTTTCAGCATCTGTAATTATAGTTATTTCACACTTATCAACAACTGATTCAAATTCATCTAACATCTTAGCATATAAAACTTCTCCTATATGCTCAAGTCTAAATCCTTTATCAAATGCATCTTTAGAGATTCTTACCCAAGCCATATCTCTTTGTCCAACATGCATTACACCTTCTATATAGTTTAAGAAGTAGTGGAAACGTCTTTCAAGAACTGGTTCGAAATCATCTTCCATGTTTTTACCAGCTATTTTAACTATTACAGCAAGTGGTAATCTTAATACACCATCTGCTTCAACTTCATCTATGTTTGGTCCTATTATTTCTATCTTATGGTCTTCAACTTCAGCTGCTTCTTTCTTAACAACAAGCTCCCAAGCTTCAGTCTTATTTCCACCAAATTCAGCAAACATATCGCTCTTTCTAATTCTTTCACCTTCAAATGCTGCTGCAAATGAAACTGGTATAGGTATTTCAGTAACTTTTATTTTTATTCCTCTAGCTTCTAATGAAGTAGCTACTATCTTATCATAATCTTTTTGAGTTAATAAGTTCATTGGAACTTCAAGAACAGTTTGGTCAGTTACAACTGGGAATCCTAAAGCTATTGCTCCAGCACCTGCAGATACAACTAATTCACTTAATGGTCCAAATGCATTAACAAATGCAGGAACTCTATTAGAAGTGTATTCTAATAATCCGTTTAAATCACCAGGAGTTAATCCACCGAATATTAATGCTGCTCTTACTGCAACAGATACAACGTGTATAACAGAAGTTACATCGTATCCTAGAGGTATAACTCTTAGCTCAAGACCCATTTTTACTCCAGCTTCTATAGCTTGGTCTATAACCTTACCAACTAAGAAAGTTAATAAACCTTTAGATTGGTAATCTTTGATAACTTTTGCTGCTGATTCAGCATCAGGACATTCACCAAGAACAACTGCAACACCAGGTATATCTCCTGTAACTAGTGGTACACCAAGTGATCTGATTATAGGGTCAGTTATATGACCTGCACATGGCTCACTATATGGAGCATCCATAGTTGAGTATTTTAATGCTTCAATTACTTCTGCAGCTAAAGCAGTAGCTAAACCAGCATTAAAAGCATGTTCTAATAAATGAGTTCTATTGATTAAAGATTTTACTACTTCTAAAGCACCTTCTAAGTCCCCTAAAGTGTTCATTTTTTGTCCTGTTGCAGCATATATACAAGGTAGTGAATATGCTGTATCAGGGAAGGCTACTTTATGTTCTTTTCCGTTTTTTTCTATAGCTTCAGCTAGCATACCTTGAGCTGCACCCAAAGCTTGTTCTGACCCTGTAAAGATTATATTATATAGATTCATTCTATTTCCCCCTTTAATATTTACACCTATTTTTTATTAACTATACCCTAAAAACCCTAGAAAGCAAATCCACCTTCATTTAACTCTAAGAAAGAGTCTGCATATAAAGATGCCCCGTTGATTATGTCACAAGATTTTACAGTTTTCATTAATTCTTGGTCACATGGATTCATTATAGCTGAGCTAAATCCATTAGCCATTGCCATTGCTAAGAATGCACTATCTAAAACAGGTCTAACATGTTTAGGACATCCATTAGATACGTTAGATAATCCTCCTGTAGTTAAAAGTCCCATTTCAGTCATCATTTTTATAGCTTCTAAAACTTCTACTTGTTTTTCTTGCATACCTTTTATAACTAAGCATAATGGGTCAAATAATATATCAGTTGGCTCCATTCCTAGCATTAAGCCTTTTTCTAGTATTTCTTGGCAGTAAGCCATACGTTCATCATTATCTCTTGGGATACCTTCTTTTGCACATAAACCTATAACCATTGATTCATATTCAGCTGCTATATCTATTAAATCAAATCTTGAGCCAGCATCAGCAGAGTTTATTATTGGTTTTGCATTAGTTCTATCATAAACTTTAAGTCCAGCTTCGATAGCTTTTTTATTAGCTGTATCTAATGCTATAGGAACATTGTTAAATTCAGACTGAAGTAGCTTAACTCCCCATGTCATTATCTCTTCGCCATCTCTTTCAGCAGGTCCTATATTGAAATCTATATAGTGTGCTCCTGCTTCTAATTGTTCTTTTGCTCTTTTTAATATTGGAGCTGGATCTCTTTCTGCTAATGCCTTTCTTATTGAAGGTGAGATACAGTGTATTCTTTCACCTATAATCATAAATTTTTCCATTTATAATGTCCCCCTTTAAATTTAATATTAATAGTTAGTTAATATTTTATTAGTTTGTTTGGCATGCTTTTTCTTGGTATCCTTTTAAGAACTTAGGTAATTCCATAGATTCTTCTGGTCCTATAACTACATTCCATCCTGGTAAGTTATCTTCTATATCACCTTTAAGTACTGCAACTTTTCCTGGAATGATAATGTCTTTACAATTAGTTACTTCATCTACTTTACTTTCTTTAATGAAAGCAGAAATTGAATTTCCACCAAATTTACCAGCAGCCCAAGATGTAAGAACTGAATATCCACCTGCATCTGGTATTACTAACCATACTGGAACTTTTGATCTTTCTATATCTCCAGCAACTATGAAATAAGTTAATGCAAAGTCAACAGTAACTAATACTGGAGAATTTTCATCTGGGTTATTAATTGGGTAAATCTTTGGTTCAACTCTCATTGGTCTTTGTGGGTCAGTGTATATATTTTGTCTTAATGCAAATAATGGTAATGCTTTAGCATAACTAATATCATCTATTACTATTATAGAGCCATATTTTATAGTAAATATTGATGATAAAGCAATTTCCATCATAGGATTTGAGTTAGATAATCTATTTGCAAATACTATTGAAGGATATCCAAATGTTCTATCTTGTTCTTTTAAAGCTATTCTTCTAACTTGCACAGCATTAGTATAAGTATCTTTTATATTTTCTCCAGTTACATCTAATACTAATTCTTTATATCCAGCAGCTTGAACTAATTCAACTGTTTCATATAATTCTTCTAAGCTAGCTGCTTTTACTCCTAATGGTAAGTTTGCTCCTTTAACTACTTCTATCATATCTTTGTAGTTATCTTTAGTTGCTCCATATACCATTGGTCTAACATCTTTTAATGCTTCAACAGCTTCTTTAACTGCTTGTGCATCATCACAAGCTAAAATATAAGCTACTTCTAATCCACTACCTTTTATTTTGTCTATTAGTTTTAAATATGCATCTTTGTCTCCACAGTATTCTAAAACAACCATTTCA
This sequence is a window from Clostridioides difficile. Protein-coding genes within it:
- a CDS encoding radical SAM protein — protein: MIRLSSGTAIELGILNKKSDIPPTTAYIMIGEKCINKCSFCSQSVESSTRKDKLSRVVWPEYSKEEILDALRAYQGKNIKRICIQSMASEEAHKSVLDFINYITGKIDMPISLSAKLESDEEINKFFSAGVDKIGIAIDAANKEVYEKIKGHNYDEKLRFITRMSKLYPNKISTHIIVGMGESHEDVYNLYTYLEQNNITISLFAFTPVRGTKMEKISQPNIENYRRVQLMSYMINKGYSQEYFEFKNGYLENIKLDDEIILDINMGYPFEIRGCKDCNRPYYNERPGSTIYNYSRPLNQDEIDLAIRELNL
- a CDS encoding DUF3842 family protein, whose product is MIIAVIDGMGGGIGAQIVSSLREELPTYVEIYALGTNSIATSSMMKAHANKGATGENAIVVSARKANIIVAPISVIIPNSMMGEVTCNISEAIADSEALKILLPIMPENIELVGLEGKPLALLVKDSVNVIKKEFNIK
- a CDS encoding radical SAM protein, with product MYKDLSAKMRTAFDIKLNNFGNEIEFAYPNQTLALSTTSNKCSLKCAHCNGHYLENMTPIEDYEEKVKSRNITSFLLSGGCSYEGDVPINTHIQTIKELKEQGYRLNAHLGLMDKESIIELCKYLDIVSFDLVFDKETIKEVYKMDKSKEDYIKVYNTIRENTEVAPHICIGLKGGKVKGEYEIIEYLQKNPPNKLTFIVLIPTKGTEYEDVEPPELEEVADVLCEARISLPNTEINLGCMRPRGVYRKELDQLAIMCGVNRIVLPSKSAKNKAIDMNMTITECKECCVL
- the acsB gene encoding acetyl-CoA decarbonylase/synthase complex subunit alpha/beta gives rise to the protein MNLYNIIFTGSEQALGAAQGMLAEAIEKNGKEHKVAFPDTAYSLPCIYAATGQKMNTLGDLEGALEVVKSLINRTHLLEHAFNAGLATALAAEVIEALKYSTMDAPYSEPCAGHITDPIIRSLGVPLVTGDIPGVAVVLGECPDAESAAKVIKDYQSKGLLTFLVGKVIDQAIEAGVKMGLELRVIPLGYDVTSVIHVVSVAVRAALIFGGLTPGDLNGLLEYTSNRVPAFVNAFGPLSELVVSAGAGAIALGFPVVTDQTVLEVPMNLLTQKDYDKIVATSLEARGIKIKVTEIPIPVSFAAAFEGERIRKSDMFAEFGGNKTEAWELVVKKEAAEVEDHKIEIIGPNIDEVEADGVLRLPLAVIVKIAGKNMEDDFEPVLERRFHYFLNYIEGVMHVGQRDMAWVRISKDAFDKGFRLEHIGEVLYAKMLDEFESVVDKCEITIITDAEKVSELKGEAIAKYNARDERLASLIDESVDTFYSCNLCQSFAPAHVCVVTPERLGLCGAVSWLDAKATKELDPTGPCQPIEKGECLDDRTGVWNSVNETVNQISQGAVEAVTLYSILEDPMTSCGCFECICGIMPEANGFVVVNREFPSVTPVGMTFGELASMTGGGVQTPGFMGHGRHFISSKKFAYAEGGPERIVWMPKELKEYVADKLNATVKEMTGIENFCDMICDETIADDSEGVLAFLEEKGHPALAMESVM
- the acsE gene encoding carbon monoxide dehydrogenase/acetyl-CoA synthase methytransferase subunit, with the translated sequence MEKFMIIGERIHCISPSIRKALAERDPAPILKRAKEQLEAGAHYIDFNIGPAERDGEEIMTWGVKLLQSEFNNVPIALDTANKKAIEAGLKVYDRTNAKPIINSADAGSRFDLIDIAAEYESMVIGLCAKEGIPRDNDERMAYCQEILEKGLMLGMEPTDILFDPLCLVIKGMQEKQVEVLEAIKMMTEMGLLTTGGLSNVSNGCPKHVRPVLDSAFLAMAMANGFSSAIMNPCDQELMKTVKSCDIINGASLYADSFLELNEGGFAF
- the acsC gene encoding acetyl-CoA decarbonylase/synthase complex subunit gamma, with product MALKALDIFKLTPKKNCKDCGFPTCMAFSMKVASGAVEVGKCPHMSDDAIAKLSEATAPLMKALKVGAGASEYELGGETVLFRHEKTLVSRNRYAVSFCTCMSDEAVDAKIANMKKVDYVRIGEQMKAEMVVLEYCGDKDAYLKLIDKIKGSGLEVAYILACDDAQAVKEAVEALKDVRPMVYGATKDNYKDMIEVVKGANLPLGVKAASLEELYETVELVQAAGYKELVLDVTGENIKDTYTNAVQVRRIALKEQDRTFGYPSIVFANRLSNSNPMMEIALSSIFTIKYGSIIVIDDISYAKALPLFALRQNIYTDPQRPMRVEPKIYPINNPDENSPVLVTVDFALTYFIVAGDIERSKVPVWLVIPDAGGYSVLTSWAAGKFGGNSISAFIKESKVDEVTNCKDIIIPGKVAVLKGDIEDNLPGWNVVIGPEESMELPKFLKGYQEKACQTN
- the acsV gene encoding corrinoid activation/regeneration protein AcsV, producing MIKVNFMPNNKEVYCNEGDILLEVARNADVFIDAPCNGNMSCGKCKVKLLKGKVDTEKTRHITDDEWEQGYILACCTKVISDIEIEVPSKVSSSMHGMKIEGSNKQKDREIFERAKKIIEKHNLQFKTNIKKKYIEMEEPNLDDNISDVDRLERHVRNHLGYNEIDFRLDILRKMPTIFRKSDFKVTITYVQKQKKLTIINIEEGNKENSLYGVAIDIGTTSVVVCLVDLYSKEVVDKASSGNAQIKYGADVINRIIYSTKKNGLETLHKAIVDETINPLLKTLYERNGINKEDVVTLVAAGNTTMTSLFLGVYTDFLRQEPYIPPFLKSPKLMGENVGLFVNDSAYVYLAPSVASYVGGDITAGVLSAGIWSSEENVLFIDLGTNGEIVFGNQDYMMSCACSAGPAFEGGGISCGMRASAGAIEKVAIDKETLEPTLKIIDECAPVGICGSGIIDLICQMITKGVIDRRGKIYRDLNNKRVRFNEHEIGEYVLAFKEEFDLENDIVVNEVDIDNFIRAKGAIYSGAYTLVDSLGMDFSILDRVYIAGGIGNNLDIENSIIIGLLPDIDRDKFTYIGNSSLVGSYLALISKDAKNKLEEIGKQITYVELSVYPSYMDEFISACFLPHTNIEQFPTAKQLLEE
- a CDS encoding zinc transporter encodes the protein MMFDREIIRYHHGNHDHDDHCHEHNHGDICHEHPHDHAHDHDHEHNHEESSESKDEKTLKILLVHWINHNETHEEGFREWVEKARAIGKEETAKSIEKAIECMEEANKMLLEAKKHM
- the gcvH gene encoding glycine cleavage system protein GcvH, giving the protein MKLLPELKYSKDHEWVKVIDGDVVYIGITDYAQDQLGEILFVETPEVEDTVTKGVDFGVVESSKVASDLISPVNGEVLEVNEKLEDEPECINEDPYENWILKVKLADVAELDTLLSDKEYEAGLE
- a CDS encoding CooT family nickel-binding protein, producing MCESSAFICKNNNELEKVMENVVNIDPCDGKIYLTDLLGEQKIIDGIIKEIRLMDHKIIIQEN
- a CDS encoding lipoate--protein ligase family protein; the encoded protein is MNQWRVIHNKSYDGAMNMAIDEAIFTAYKKGCVKPTLRFYTWRPACLSVGYFQKLEDEVDLDKCKCMNIDYVRRITGGRAVLHDNELTYSIIIGEDNPLIDKSINLSYRYISEGLVRGLNLSGIKTDNLNSGERIGRENLSAACFNAHASYEVTINNKKVIGSAQSRKDGVLLQHGSIIMDFDVEKLFKLIKTKTPELKERAMKFTAKKASGIENEIGKKIDIDVLQANLIKGLASQFNVEFVEEDLTDYEKQLAKELYKKYKDEEYNKKR